The Corythoichthys intestinalis isolate RoL2023-P3 chromosome 1, ASM3026506v1, whole genome shotgun sequence genome has a segment encoding these proteins:
- the LOC130920850 gene encoding ADP-ribosylation factor-like protein 8, with the protein MELTLVGLQYSGKTTFVNVIASDETLIGVMVDEMKRLLRKLMSKFVQMDVIRKAGDILNVDYRNKENWHDTGNIAVSHDARQYMEQVEDYL; encoded by the exons atggagctgaccctggtcggcctccagtattcgggaaaaacgacgttcgtcaacgtaattgcc tctgacgaaaccctaattggagtgatggttgatgagatgaagaggctgctgaggaagctgatgtccaaatttgtgcaaatggatgtgatcaggaaagctggGGATATCCTTaatgttgattacaggaacaaggagaactggcatgacacaggcaacatagcagtatcacatgatgccagacaatacatggagcaagttgaagactatctctga
- the LOC130920756 gene encoding NACHT, LRR and PYD domains-containing protein 3-like isoform X1: MLRRNMLEIRGTVHYDVQIAIFKDDLQDKLRGVYSFVHEGNIELWQKQPLADVYTELDVTYGADVSPDERHEVLQMETRAAAANQSILPCDIFKNHDGKTRPIRTLLTIGFAGIGKTFLVQKFVCDWASRNTDQDVHFIFPFTFRELNTDKGKNFTLAKLIRRYVCESRHMSEETLNNIFAELQMSGKQDYESSGIKILFVLDGLDECNFEMDLKNEMKVDMNVTEAYPLEMLLAHLIKRNLLPCARVWITTRPATARDIPSHLIDSIIEVRGFSDSRRLDYFRKKFPNEERVIEHIRKTRTIFIMCCMPIFCWLTAKVLQDHLDLKRKEEELPTTLTDMYSQYVFQQLKSSEERQMTDYIHDLKALAKLAFHHTMNKSQIFYENDLTDSGFDYSQAAKHCGIFTKVFKEVRPLKRNQQSKMFQFVHLTVQEYLAAFHVMICLFLDNKNILADSELALEGIFQEEESEEPESEEEVERESEDEGKGTEEEIETESEDDDEGGWKITEIHWFALKRAAESGGNLDLFLRFLFGLSLPCNQELVGELLKAPQDCRQSKSWTVKLIKERIKRNPPEKNINLFSCLNELKDDSLLKQVQRKIESKYIDWDNMQNDMWSALAFFLMTDDETMKSFDLSEYNPSPLGLKKLLVVVKASQKSALSHCHLDKRSCHLLASVLSSPSNLRHLNLSGNDLSYEGVEILSKGLASPHCILEFLMLINCGITKRGCAFLAEALQLNPSRLQELVLGGNHLSDVGVKILSKGLASPHCILQVLDLWNCKLRKGSCHPLASVLSTPSNLKHLDLSENNLSDEGIEILSKGLASTHCKLESLNCRPLASVLRSSSNLKHLILYENDLLDEGVEILSKGLASPHCILESLELSSCKITNKGCVFLAEALKLNPSHLKELYLTDNQIGYEGERVLLDVQWDLSYRLNIVSFD, from the exons ATGTTGCGTCGCAACATGCTGGAAATAAGAG GCACTGTCCATTATGATGTTCAGATTGCCATATTCAAGGATGACCTGCAAGACAAACTGCGGGGTGTATACAGCTTTGTTCATGAGGGCAACATCGAGCTCTGGCAGAAACAGCCTCTGGCGGACGTCTACACAGAGCTGGACGTCACCTACGGAGCCGACGTCAGCCCCGATGAGCGACACGAGGTCCTTCAGATGGAGACACGTGCAGCCGCGGCCAATCAGTCTATCCTGCCGTGCGACATCTTCAAAAACCATGACGGGAAGACCCGCCCGATACGCACACTTCTCACCATTGGCTTTGCAGGAATTGGAAAAACCTTCTTAGTTCAAAAGTTTGTGTGCGACTGGGCCAGCAGGAATACCGATCAGGATGTCCACTTCATATTTCCCTTCACCTTCCGTGAGTTGAACACGGACAAAGGGAAAAATTTTACGCTGGCCAAGCTGATCCGACGCTACGTTTGCGAGAGTAGGCACATGAGCGAGGAGACACTGAACAATATATTTGCCGAACTGCAGATGTCCGGGAAGCAGGACTATGAAAGCAGCGGGATCAAGATCTTGTTTGTCTTGGACGGACTGGACGAGTGCAACTTCGAAATGGACTTGAAGAATGAGATGAAAGTAGACATGAACGTGACGGAGGCCTACCCGCTGGAGATGCTCCTGGCGCACCTCATAAAAAGGAACCTCCTTCCCTGCGCCCGGGTTTGGATAACCACTCGGCCCGCCACGGCCCGCGATATCCCCTCGCACCTCATCGACAGCATTATCGAGGTGAGAGGATTCAGTGATTCCCGGAGGCTGGATTACTTCAGGAAAAAGTTCCCAAATGAGGAGCGTGTCATTGAGCACATCCGGAAAACTCGCACCATCTTCATCATGTGCTGCATGCCCATCTTCTGCTGGCTCACCGCCAAAGTTCTTCAGGATCATTTGGATTTGAAAAGAAAGGAGGAAGAGCTTCCCACAACGCTGACCGACATGTACTCACAGTATGTGTTTCAGCAACTGAAAAGCTCAGAGGAGAGACAGATGACGGACTACATCCATGACCTGAAAGCGCTAGCGAAGCTGGCCTTTCACCACACCATGAACAAGAGTCAGATCTTCTACGAAAACGACCTGACGGACAGTGGCTTTGATTACAGCCAAGCCGCCAAACATTGTGGAATATTCACCAAGGTGTTTAAGGAGGTACGTCCGCTCAAAAGAAACCAACAGAGCAAGATGTTTCAGTTCGTCCACCTGACCGTCCAGGAGTATCTGGCCGCATTCCACGTGATGATTTGCCTCTTCCTCGACAACAAGAACATTCTGGCTGATTCAGAGCTGGCACTGGAGGGCATTTTCCAAGAGGAAGAATCAGAAGAACCAGAATCAGAGGAAGAAGTTGAAAGGGAATCAGAAGATGAAGGAAAAGGTACAGAGGAAGAAATTGAAACAGAATCAGAAGATGACGATGAAGGTGGTTGGAAAATCACTGAGATCCACTGGTTTGCCCTGAAGAGAGCCGCAGAGAGTGGAGGAAATCTGGACCTGTTCCTCCGTTTCCTCTTTGGCCTTTCCTTGCCGTGCAACCAAGAACTAGTGGGGGAACTGCTCAAGGCTCCCCAGGACTGCAGGCAAAGCAAGTCATGGACAGTCAAGTTGATCAAGGAAAGGATAAAACGGAACCCTCCGGAGAAGAATATCAACTTGTTCTCCTGCTTAAATGAGCTGAAGGACGACTCCTTGCTGAAGCAGGTCCAGAGGAAAATAGAGTCAAAATATATTGACTGGGACAACATGCAAAATGACATGTGGTCTGccctggcttttttcttaatGACAGACGACGAAACCATGAAGTCCTTTGACCTGTCTGAATACAACCCATCGCCTTTGGGGCTCAAGAAGCTGTTGGTGGTGGTCAAGGCTTCTCAAAAATCCGC TCTAAGCCATTGTCACCTGGACAAACGCAGCTGTCACCTGCTGGCTTCCGTTCTCAGCTCTCCATCCAATCTGAGGCATCTGAACCTGAGCGGGAACGATCTGTCGTACGAAGGTGTGgagatcctctcgaaaggactggccagcccacactGCATCTTAGAGTTCCTCAT GCTGATAAACTGCGGAATCACGAAGCgagggtgcgcttttttggctgagGCTCTCCAGTTAAACCCCTCCCGTCTTCAAGAGCTGGTCCTGGGCGGCAACCATCTGTCGGACGTGGGAGTGAAGATCCTCTcaaaaggactggccagcccacactGCATCTTACAGGTCCTCGA TCTATGGAATTGTAAGCTCAGAAAAGGCAGCTGTCACCCGCTGGCTTCCGTTCTCAGCACTCCATCCAACCTGAAGCATCTGGACCTGAGCGAGAACAATCTTTCTGACGAGGGGATAGAGATCCTCTCTAAAGGACTGGCCAGTACGCACTGCAAATTAGAGTCCCTCAA CTGTCGCCCGCTGGCTTCCGTTCTACGCTCTTCATCCAACCTGAAGCATCTGATCCTGTACGAGAACGATCTGTTGGACGAAGGGGTGGAGATCCTttcgaaaggactggccagtCCACACTGCATCTTAGAGTCCCTCGA GCTGTCATCGTGCAAGATCACCAATAAAGGATGTGTTTTTTTGGCCGAGGCGCTCAAGTTAAACCCCTCCCATCTTAAAGAGCTATACCTGACGGACAATCAAATAGGATATGAAGGAGAGAGGGTCTTATTGGACGTCCAGTGGGATCTCAGCTATCGCCTGAACATCGTCAG
- the LOC130920756 gene encoding NACHT, LRR and PYD domains-containing protein 3-like isoform X2, which produces MLRRNMLEIRGTVHYDVQIAIFKDDLQDKLRGVYSFVHEGNIELWQKQPLADVYTELDVTYGADVSPDERHEVLQMETRAAAANQSILPCDIFKNHDGKTRPIRTLLTIGFAGIGKTFLVQKFVCDWASRNTDQDVHFIFPFTFRELNTDKGKNFTLAKLIRRYVCESRHMSEETLNNIFAELQMSGKQDYESSGIKILFVLDGLDECNFEMDLKNEMKVDMNVTEAYPLEMLLAHLIKRNLLPCARVWITTRPATARDIPSHLIDSIIEVRGFSDSRRLDYFRKKFPNEERVIEHIRKTRTIFIMCCMPIFCWLTAKVLQDHLDLKRKEEELPTTLTDMYSQYVFQQLKSSEERQMTDYIHDLKALAKLAFHHTMNKSQIFYENDLTDSGFDYSQAAKHCGIFTKVFKEVRPLKRNQQSKMFQFVHLTVQEYLAAFHVMICLFLDNKNILADSELALEGIFQEEESEEPESEEEVERESEDEGKGTEEEIETESEDDDEGGWKITEIHWFALKRAAESGGNLDLFLRFLFGLSLPCNQELVGELLKAPQDCRQSKSWTVKLIKERIKRNPPEKNINLFSCLNELKDDSLLKQVQRKIESKYIDWDNMQNDMWSALAFFLMTDDETMKSFDLSEYNPSPLGLKKLLVVVKASQKSALSHCHLDKRSCHLLASVLSSPSNLRHLNLSGNDLSYEGVEILSKGLASPHCILEFLMLINCGITKRGCAFLAEALQLNPSRLQELVLGGNHLSDVGVKILSKGLASPHCILQVLDLWNCKLRKGSCHPLASVLSTPSNLKHLDLSENNLSDEGIEILSKGLASTHCKLESLKQLSPAGFRSTLFIQPEASDPVRERSVGRRGGDPFERTGQSTLHLRVPRAVIVQDHQ; this is translated from the exons ATGTTGCGTCGCAACATGCTGGAAATAAGAG GCACTGTCCATTATGATGTTCAGATTGCCATATTCAAGGATGACCTGCAAGACAAACTGCGGGGTGTATACAGCTTTGTTCATGAGGGCAACATCGAGCTCTGGCAGAAACAGCCTCTGGCGGACGTCTACACAGAGCTGGACGTCACCTACGGAGCCGACGTCAGCCCCGATGAGCGACACGAGGTCCTTCAGATGGAGACACGTGCAGCCGCGGCCAATCAGTCTATCCTGCCGTGCGACATCTTCAAAAACCATGACGGGAAGACCCGCCCGATACGCACACTTCTCACCATTGGCTTTGCAGGAATTGGAAAAACCTTCTTAGTTCAAAAGTTTGTGTGCGACTGGGCCAGCAGGAATACCGATCAGGATGTCCACTTCATATTTCCCTTCACCTTCCGTGAGTTGAACACGGACAAAGGGAAAAATTTTACGCTGGCCAAGCTGATCCGACGCTACGTTTGCGAGAGTAGGCACATGAGCGAGGAGACACTGAACAATATATTTGCCGAACTGCAGATGTCCGGGAAGCAGGACTATGAAAGCAGCGGGATCAAGATCTTGTTTGTCTTGGACGGACTGGACGAGTGCAACTTCGAAATGGACTTGAAGAATGAGATGAAAGTAGACATGAACGTGACGGAGGCCTACCCGCTGGAGATGCTCCTGGCGCACCTCATAAAAAGGAACCTCCTTCCCTGCGCCCGGGTTTGGATAACCACTCGGCCCGCCACGGCCCGCGATATCCCCTCGCACCTCATCGACAGCATTATCGAGGTGAGAGGATTCAGTGATTCCCGGAGGCTGGATTACTTCAGGAAAAAGTTCCCAAATGAGGAGCGTGTCATTGAGCACATCCGGAAAACTCGCACCATCTTCATCATGTGCTGCATGCCCATCTTCTGCTGGCTCACCGCCAAAGTTCTTCAGGATCATTTGGATTTGAAAAGAAAGGAGGAAGAGCTTCCCACAACGCTGACCGACATGTACTCACAGTATGTGTTTCAGCAACTGAAAAGCTCAGAGGAGAGACAGATGACGGACTACATCCATGACCTGAAAGCGCTAGCGAAGCTGGCCTTTCACCACACCATGAACAAGAGTCAGATCTTCTACGAAAACGACCTGACGGACAGTGGCTTTGATTACAGCCAAGCCGCCAAACATTGTGGAATATTCACCAAGGTGTTTAAGGAGGTACGTCCGCTCAAAAGAAACCAACAGAGCAAGATGTTTCAGTTCGTCCACCTGACCGTCCAGGAGTATCTGGCCGCATTCCACGTGATGATTTGCCTCTTCCTCGACAACAAGAACATTCTGGCTGATTCAGAGCTGGCACTGGAGGGCATTTTCCAAGAGGAAGAATCAGAAGAACCAGAATCAGAGGAAGAAGTTGAAAGGGAATCAGAAGATGAAGGAAAAGGTACAGAGGAAGAAATTGAAACAGAATCAGAAGATGACGATGAAGGTGGTTGGAAAATCACTGAGATCCACTGGTTTGCCCTGAAGAGAGCCGCAGAGAGTGGAGGAAATCTGGACCTGTTCCTCCGTTTCCTCTTTGGCCTTTCCTTGCCGTGCAACCAAGAACTAGTGGGGGAACTGCTCAAGGCTCCCCAGGACTGCAGGCAAAGCAAGTCATGGACAGTCAAGTTGATCAAGGAAAGGATAAAACGGAACCCTCCGGAGAAGAATATCAACTTGTTCTCCTGCTTAAATGAGCTGAAGGACGACTCCTTGCTGAAGCAGGTCCAGAGGAAAATAGAGTCAAAATATATTGACTGGGACAACATGCAAAATGACATGTGGTCTGccctggcttttttcttaatGACAGACGACGAAACCATGAAGTCCTTTGACCTGTCTGAATACAACCCATCGCCTTTGGGGCTCAAGAAGCTGTTGGTGGTGGTCAAGGCTTCTCAAAAATCCGC TCTAAGCCATTGTCACCTGGACAAACGCAGCTGTCACCTGCTGGCTTCCGTTCTCAGCTCTCCATCCAATCTGAGGCATCTGAACCTGAGCGGGAACGATCTGTCGTACGAAGGTGTGgagatcctctcgaaaggactggccagcccacactGCATCTTAGAGTTCCTCAT GCTGATAAACTGCGGAATCACGAAGCgagggtgcgcttttttggctgagGCTCTCCAGTTAAACCCCTCCCGTCTTCAAGAGCTGGTCCTGGGCGGCAACCATCTGTCGGACGTGGGAGTGAAGATCCTCTcaaaaggactggccagcccacactGCATCTTACAGGTCCTCGA TCTATGGAATTGTAAGCTCAGAAAAGGCAGCTGTCACCCGCTGGCTTCCGTTCTCAGCACTCCATCCAACCTGAAGCATCTGGACCTGAGCGAGAACAATCTTTCTGACGAGGGGATAGAGATCCTCTCTAAAGGACTGGCCAGTACGCACTGCAAATTAGAGTCCCTCAA GCAGCTGTCGCCCGCTGGCTTCCGTTCTACGCTCTTCATCCAACCTGAAGCATCTGATCCTGTACGAGAACGATCTGTTGGACGAAGGGGTGGAGATCCTttcgaaaggactggccagtCCACACTGCATCTTAGAGTCCCTCGA GCTGTCATCGTGCAAGATCACCAATAA